In the Mesorhizobium sp. M1D.F.Ca.ET.043.01.1.1 genome, GGCCGTATGGACGCCGATGCTGGCATTGGTCACGCCCGGGCCGCGCGTCACGAAGCAGATACCCGGCGTGCCGGTCAGCTTGCCATAAGCCGAGGCCATGAACGACGCGCCGCCCTCGTTGCGGCAGAGCACGTAATCCAACTTGCCATGGGTGTCGTGAAGCGCGTCGAGGACGGCCAGATAGCTTTCGCCGGGAACGCCGAAGCTCTTGGTCGCGCCCAGCGCAATCAGGCACTCGACAAGAAGGTGACCGCCATTGCGGACCATGCTTCGAAATCCTCTTGGAACTTGCTGCAAGCGGACCGAGCCTGCCTTTTCGGATTTATTCCTGCACTCTGGTGGATCGCGGCGAAATCAAGAAATGCGATCCATTCGAAAGTTTTTCTTTATAGTGGCGAGCGCACCAGCACACCGGGGTTCATCGTCCCCTTTGGATCAAGCGCGCCCTTCAACCGCGCCATGAGGTCCCGCTCCACTGCGCTTCGGTTGCGATCGGCCATGCCGATCTTGGCGCGGCCAAGTCCATGCTCCGCCGCGAAGCTGCCGCCCATTTCCGTGGCAAGCGATGACAGCGCTTCGGCGAACTCCACGGCCTTGCCGTCGAAGTCGGTGCGAGCCTCCGGAGGAGACAGATTGTAGTGGATGTTGCCGTCGCCGAGGTGCCCGAACGGATTGATCCGCACACCAGGCAGAATGTCGTTGCAGACTTTGGCGCCGGCCTCGATGAAACGGGCGATGGCGCCCGGCGGCACCGAGATGTCATGCTTCAACTGCTCGCCCTCCAGACGTTGTGCTTCCGGTTGTTCCTCGCGCAGCCGCCAGAACTGCGCCCGCTGCGCGCCTGAAGAGGCCAGCGCGCCATCTACCACCATGCCTTGCTCCATGCCCCATTCCAGCGCCGAATTCAGGATCTCGTCCAGCGGGACCCGCGTCGACCCCGACGCGAGTTCGACGAGCAGATAGACGTCGCCCCGCGTCTCCAGTTGGTAGGCGAGGTCGGGCAGATGCTTGAGCGCCAGCGCCAGGCCGACATCGGAGAAGAATTCGAGCCCGGCAAGGAACTCGCCGGCCTCGCCGCGCAGGAAGGCGCCGAACGAAACGGCGGCGGCGAAGTCGGACATGACCAGAAGCGCGCTCGCCTGCTGCTTAGGTGCGGGATAGAGCCGCAGCACCGCGCGCGTCACGACGCCCAGCGTGCCTTCGGCGCCGCAGTAAAGCTTGCGCAACTGGTAGCCTGCATTGTCCTTCTGCACCGCGCGAAGGCCGTCCCATATCGCGCCGTCCGGAGTCACGACTTCGAG is a window encoding:
- a CDS encoding FAD-binding oxidoreductase; amino-acid sequence: MSGISMTDPVTTLRQILGPKGWLSGPDAEPYQRDWLNRYGVRPLGVARPSNTAEVAALVKACREAGLAVVPQGGNTGLCGGAVAQQPNAVIVSLSRMAAIGETDPEGGSILVEAGVVLATLHEALEPHGLMFPMHLGAEGSARIGGLIGTNAGGSQAFRFGMMQDLVLGLEVVTPDGAIWDGLRAVQKDNAGYQLRKLYCGAEGTLGVVTRAVLRLYPAPKQQASALLVMSDFAAAVSFGAFLRGEAGEFLAGLEFFSDVGLALALKHLPDLAYQLETRGDVYLLVELASGSTRVPLDEILNSALEWGMEQGMVVDGALASSGAQRAQFWRLREEQPEAQRLEGEQLKHDISVPPGAIARFIEAGAKVCNDILPGVRINPFGHLGDGNIHYNLSPPEARTDFDGKAVEFAEALSSLATEMGGSFAAEHGLGRAKIGMADRNRSAVERDLMARLKGALDPKGTMNPGVLVRSPL